A segment of the Cytophagia bacterium CHB2 genome:
GCCGCGTTGTAGCCCACCGTGGCGTTGAAGGTGTGGCGTTGATCCCAGCTCATCGGAATCAAGGTTGGAATCGGGTCGCGATTATCGCCGGCGCGATCGAAGGTGAAACGCGGATTGTCCGCATTGCCGCGCGTGAATTGCAGCGTGTAGTTGACGTGTGTGGAAAATCGCCCCGACACGAAATCATACTTCAACTCCAAACCTTTGGCATTGCCGTAATCCTTGTTGGAGTACAAGCCGTATTCGATCTGATTGAACGTGCTCACGACTTTGGCGCTCAACAGATCGTAGATGTCGCGATAAAACAACGCCACCTCGACGCCCATGCCCGGCAGAATTTGCTGCCAGACGCCCAATTCGTATTGCACTGTTTTTTCCGCTTTGATCTGCGCATCACCCATGGTGGTTTCATAATCGTTCGGCGCAATCTGAAATGAATGATTGTCGTAGAGCGCATACATCGGCGGAATTTGGAAGAAATGGCCGTAGCTGAAATGCAACAGCGCCACATCGCTCAACTGATAGGCCAGGCCCAAACGCGGACTGATCTGTGTTTGCGGATCGACTTTGGGATAGGTTGACATTTTTTCCGGATTATCCGGGAAACTGAGTTGATTGGCGGGGTTGCGGCGTTCCGAAGGATATACCGAGTTGGCATAAAAATAGTCATAGCGCAAGCCGACGTTCACGACCATTTCGTCGTATTCGATTTTATCCTGAATATACGCGGAAAATTCCAGCGGCTTGACGCGGTAGATGTCGGAATAAATTGAAGAATCCGGCAGAATCACAGGCTCATAGAAAAAGAATTCGAGGTCGGTGCCGTAGTAAAGATTGCGAATCTCCACGCTTTTGTTGTCCAGGTCGTGATGCGTGAACAGAAAGCCGGATTTCAGGCTGTGATGCTTGTTTAGTTGCCAGGAGAGGTCCAACTTGGCATTATAGTCCTTCATCGTGCGGCTAACGTGGGTTTTCTGCTGCCCGCCGGTGTAGAAGCCGGGACCATCATTGTACAAGAAGCGATCATGCACGTAACGCGGATCGAGCGGGTCCGGAAAAACATAATAGCCGGTGAAGTTGTCGATGTAGGATAACTTGATTTCATAAAACGCTTTTGATGAAAGCATGTGATTGAATTGCAGTGAATACATGTCGGTTTCCCGATACGAGGTGGCGCGCCCGTCGGGATTATAC
Coding sequences within it:
- a CDS encoding TonB-dependent receptor yields the protein VNAVTKDGGQSYHGAFSADLANYLTSNNDIFIGLKNSDVDRNQDYKFQLSGPLLTKKLSFFANYRLQDYKNHLNGIRRFNVNDFSNFQAETPGDWISEQTGDSAYVPMNNSKNISFLGKLTSNFSRNAKLSLLYSRNDDEWHNYDHGFKYNPDGRATSYRETDMYSLQFNHMLSSKAFYEIKLSYIDNFTGYYVFPDPLDPRYVHDRFLYNDGPGFYTGGQQKTHVSRTMKDYNAKLDLSWQLNKHHSLKSGFLFTHHDLDNKSVEIRNLYYGTDLEFFFYEPVILPDSSIYSDIYRVKPLEFSAYIQDKIEYDEMVVNVGLRYDYFYANSVYPSERRNPANQLSFPDNPEKMSTYPKVDPQTQISPRLGLAYQLSDVALLHFSYGHFFQIPPMYALYDNHSFQIAPNDYETTMGDAQIKAEKTVQYELGVWQQILPGMGVEVALFYRDIYDLLSAKVVSTFNQIEYGLYSNKDYGNAKGLELKYDFVSGRFSTHVNYTLQFTRGNADNPRFTFDRAGDNRDPIPTLIPMSWDQRHTFNATVGYNAAKYGVTATGYFNSGTPYTWSPLQENLLARVNLLPNNAKQPGQYSIDLAAYYNVPLTNNFDLRFTLSVFNLFDRLNEVAVNSQTGRAYTAIVMPSDLAAHRSNFNDYYDRVRNPSMYSAPRYVKLGMGISF